One stretch of Mangifera indica cultivar Alphonso chromosome 9, CATAS_Mindica_2.1, whole genome shotgun sequence DNA includes these proteins:
- the LOC123226550 gene encoding general transcription factor IIH subunit 2 isoform X2, with protein sequence MKNSEGRRLNGDAEEDDEDEDEINGGLEAWERSYADDRSWEALQEDESGLLRPIDNSAVYHAQYRRRLRARSLSATSSRIQKGLIRYLYIIIDLSRAAAEVDFRPSRMAVVAKNVEAFVREFFDQNPLSQIGLLTIKDGVAHCLTDLGGSPESHIKALMGKLECSGDPSLQNALDLTQALLNQIPSYGHREILILYSALSTCDPGNIMETIQQCKKSKIRCSVIGLSAEMFICKHLCRETGGSYSVALDESHFKELILEHAPPPPAIAEFAIANLIKMGFPQRAAEGSTSICSCHKEAKIGVGYTCPRCKARVCELPTECQICGLQLVSSPHLARSYHHLFPIAPFDEVPPSSLNDLHIRSQKICFGCQQTLLNLDDAFSWEDSPAQSLRPCTIFFPLELNRKDSEVNHSIPT encoded by the exons ATGAAGAACAGCGAGGGAAGGCGATTGAACGGAGATgcagaagaagatgatgaagatgaggacGAAATTAATGGAGGGCTCGAAGCGTGGGAAAGAAGTTACGCAGATGACAGATCGTGGGAGGCTCTTCAAGAGGACGAGTCGGGGCTGCTTCGACCCATTGACAACTCAGCCGTCTACCATGCTCAGTATCGTCGCCGGCTTCGTGCCCGTTCTCTTTCTGCCACCTCTTCTCGAATCCAAAAGGGTCTCATTCGATATCTCTACATTATCATCGATCTTTCTCGG GCAGCTGCAGAGGTGGATTTTCGACCAAGTCGAATGGCTGTGGTTGCAAAAAATGTAGAGGCTTTTGTTAGGGAGTTTTTTGACCAGAATCCTCTTAGTCAAATTGGGCTGTTGACTATAAAGGATGGAGTTGCTCATTGCTTAACTGATCTTGGCGGCAGCCCTGAGTCACATATAAAAGCTTTGATGGGCAAGTTGGAATGCTCAGGTGATCCTTCCCTACAAAATGCCTTGGATCTTACGCAAGCACTTCTCAATCAAATTCCATCATATGGACATCGCGAAATTCTGATCTTATATTCGGCTCTCAGTACTTGTGATCCAGGAAATATAATGGAGACCATTCAGCAATGTAAGAAATCTAAAATAAGATGTTCAGTTATTGGCCTCTCTGCAGAGATGTTTATATGCAAACATCTCTGCCGAGAAACTGGTGGATCATACTCTGTAGCCTTGGATGAG TCTCACTTTAAGGAGTTAATACTGGAGCATGCACCTCCACCTCCTGCAATAGCAGAATTTGCAATTGCCAATTTGATCAAGATGGGTTTCCCACAAAGAGCAGCAGAGGGCTCTACCTCAATCTGTTCATGTCACAAAGAAGCTAAAATTGGTGTGGGGTACACTTGTCCAAGATGCAAAGCACGTGTCTGTGAACTACCTACtgaatgtcagatttgtgggttGCAACTTGTTTCCTCACCCCATTTGGCAAGGTCTTATCATCATCTATTTCCAATTGCACCATTTGATGAGGTGCCTCCATCAAGTTTGAATGATCTACATATCAGATcacaaaaaatttgttttggttGTCAGCAAACTCTTCTGAATCTTG ATGATGCCTTTAGCTGGGAGGATTCACCTGCACAATCGTTGAGGCCCTGTACAATATTTTTCCCACTAGAACTTAATAGAAAAGACAGTGAAGTGAATCACTCGATTCCGACATGA
- the LOC123226550 gene encoding general transcription factor IIH subunit 2 isoform X1 encodes MKNSEGRRLNGDAEEDDEDEDEINGGLEAWERSYADDRSWEALQEDESGLLRPIDNSAVYHAQYRRRLRARSLSATSSRIQKGLIRYLYIIIDLSRAAAEVDFRPSRMAVVAKNVEAFVREFFDQNPLSQIGLLTIKDGVAHCLTDLGGSPESHIKALMGKLECSGDPSLQNALDLTQALLNQIPSYGHREILILYSALSTCDPGNIMETIQQCKKSKIRCSVIGLSAEMFICKHLCRETGGSYSVALDESHFKELILEHAPPPPAIAEFAIANLIKMGFPQRAAEGSTSICSCHKEAKIGVGYTCPRCKARVCELPTECQICGLQLVSSPHLARSYHHLFPIAPFDEVPPSSLNDLHIRSQKICFGCQQTLLNLGKPGLCVVCPKCKKYFCLECDIYIHESLHNCPGCESFRHLKPVTAGEG; translated from the exons ATGAAGAACAGCGAGGGAAGGCGATTGAACGGAGATgcagaagaagatgatgaagatgaggacGAAATTAATGGAGGGCTCGAAGCGTGGGAAAGAAGTTACGCAGATGACAGATCGTGGGAGGCTCTTCAAGAGGACGAGTCGGGGCTGCTTCGACCCATTGACAACTCAGCCGTCTACCATGCTCAGTATCGTCGCCGGCTTCGTGCCCGTTCTCTTTCTGCCACCTCTTCTCGAATCCAAAAGGGTCTCATTCGATATCTCTACATTATCATCGATCTTTCTCGG GCAGCTGCAGAGGTGGATTTTCGACCAAGTCGAATGGCTGTGGTTGCAAAAAATGTAGAGGCTTTTGTTAGGGAGTTTTTTGACCAGAATCCTCTTAGTCAAATTGGGCTGTTGACTATAAAGGATGGAGTTGCTCATTGCTTAACTGATCTTGGCGGCAGCCCTGAGTCACATATAAAAGCTTTGATGGGCAAGTTGGAATGCTCAGGTGATCCTTCCCTACAAAATGCCTTGGATCTTACGCAAGCACTTCTCAATCAAATTCCATCATATGGACATCGCGAAATTCTGATCTTATATTCGGCTCTCAGTACTTGTGATCCAGGAAATATAATGGAGACCATTCAGCAATGTAAGAAATCTAAAATAAGATGTTCAGTTATTGGCCTCTCTGCAGAGATGTTTATATGCAAACATCTCTGCCGAGAAACTGGTGGATCATACTCTGTAGCCTTGGATGAG TCTCACTTTAAGGAGTTAATACTGGAGCATGCACCTCCACCTCCTGCAATAGCAGAATTTGCAATTGCCAATTTGATCAAGATGGGTTTCCCACAAAGAGCAGCAGAGGGCTCTACCTCAATCTGTTCATGTCACAAAGAAGCTAAAATTGGTGTGGGGTACACTTGTCCAAGATGCAAAGCACGTGTCTGTGAACTACCTACtgaatgtcagatttgtgggttGCAACTTGTTTCCTCACCCCATTTGGCAAGGTCTTATCATCATCTATTTCCAATTGCACCATTTGATGAGGTGCCTCCATCAAGTTTGAATGATCTACATATCAGATcacaaaaaatttgttttggttGTCAGCAAACTCTTCTGAATCTTG GAAAACCTGGCCTTTGTGTTGTTTGTCCAAAATGCAAGAAGTACTTCTGCCTTGAGTGTGACATTTATATTCATGAAAGCTTACATAACTGCCCAGGTTGCGAGAGCTTTAGGCACTTGAAGCCTGTTACTGCTGGTGAAGGATGA
- the LOC123226195 gene encoding auxin response factor 4-like isoform X1, with amino-acid sequence MEIDLNHAASTEVEKVAFCNDNCEKDSGCAHCLCSSYSSSCSSNLGSSPLTSSIWFELWHACAGPLTSLPKKGNVVVYFPQGHLEQVASCSHSSPSEVPTFDLQAQIFCKVVDVKLLANKENDEVYSQVTLLPQQELVGRNVKGKEHEELSVDEEGDGGSPTRSTPHMFCKTLTASDTSTHGGFSVPRRAAEDCFPPLDYKQQRPSQELLAKDLHGVEWKFRHIYRGQPLRHLLTTGWSIFVSQKNLVSGDAVLFLRGKDGELRLGIRRAVRPSNGLPDSILVEQKSYPNILSQVAIAVSTKSLFHVFYSPRASHAEFVIPYQKYMKSITNPICIGTRFKMRSEVDESRKRCNGFVIGMGDLDPYRWPNSKWRCLMVRWNENIGSDNQERVSPWEIDPSVSVPHLSLQSSPRMKKLRAGLQATPYDYPVTGGGGFLDFEESVRSSGVLQGQENVGFVSPLYGCDTVKHLQDFEVRTPAHQNLALTGKGKDNANEFLRAYPTTFTGLMESNRFPKVLQGQEICPLRSLTGKFDPNLSAWDKPNLGCNSFNMYQAAKSNFYALPSESLQNMYFSYGEMHKTGKNPIIPAYGTNFQKETIQINSSIQRGLICEEIRKPNLMNNYKPPESLPMPSTFNTNLRRKKDGGFNGTVPGCKLFGFSLTAETPSPSLQSLSKRSCTKVHKQGSMVGRAIDLSRLNGYGDLLSELEQLFNMEGLLRDPDKGWQILYTDSENDMMVVGDDPWHDFCNVVSKIHIYTKEVEKMTIGMMTDDTQSCLDQAPVIMEASKSSSVGQPDSSSTVIRV; translated from the exons ATGGAAATTGATCTGAACCATGCAGCTAGTACTGAGGTGGAAAAAGTTGCATTCTGCAATGACAACTGTGAGAAGGACAGTGGATGTGCTCATTGTTTGTGCTCTTCATATTCTTCGTCATGCTCCTCAAATTTAGGTTCATCGCCTTTGACTTCTTCAATTTGGTTTGAGCTGTGGCATGCTTGTGCTGGTCCTCTCACTTCACTGCCCAAGAAAGGAAATGTAGTTGTTTACTTCCCTCAAGGTCACTTGGAACAAGTTGCTTCATGTTCTCATTCTTCACCTAGTGAAGTTCCCACTTTTGATCTCCAAGCTCAAATCTTTTGCAAAGTTGTGGATGTCAAACTACTT GCTAATAAGGAGAATGATGAGGTTTATTCACAGGTTACTTTGCTTCCTCAACAGGAG TTGGTAGGAAGGAATGTAAAGGGCAAAGAGCATGAAGAGTTAAGTGTGGATGAGGAGGGGGATGGTGGATCGCCTACAAGATCAACCCCTCATATGTTCTGCAAAACACTTACAGCTTCTGATACTAGTACCCATGGAGGGTTCTCTGTTCCTCGAAGAGCTGCCGAAGATTGTTTCCCCCCCCTG GACTATAAACAGCAGAGGCCGTCTCAAGAGCTTCTTGCAAAGGACTTGCATGGCGTGGAATGGAAATTTCGACACATATACAGAG GTCAGCCACTGCGACATCTGCTCACTACAGGATGGAGTATCTTTGTGAGCCAAAAAAATCTTGTTTCAGGGGATGCTGTGCTCTTTTTGag GGGCAAAGATGGAGAGCTGAGATTAGGAATCAGGAGAGCTGTTCGACCTAGTAATGGCCTTCCTGATTCAATTCTTGTAGAGCAAAAGTCCTACCCAAATATTCTTTCTCAAGTGGCTATTGCAGTATCAACCAAGAGCTTATTTCATGTTTTCTACAGTCCAAG GGCCAGTCATGCTGAGTTTGTCATACCCTATCAAAAGTATATGAAGAGCATCACAAATCCAATATGCATAGGAACAAGATTCAAAATGAGATCTGAAGTGGATGAATCACGGAAAAG GTGTAATGGTTTCGTGATTGGAATGGGCGACTTGGATCCGTATCGTTGGCCAAACTCAAAATGGAGATGCTTAATG GTCCGATGGAATGAAAATATTGGGAGCGATAATCAAGAAAGAGTCTCCCCTTGGGAAATTGATCCTTCTGTTTCTGTCCCACACCTGAGCCTTCAGTCCTCCCCAAGGATGAAAAAACTGCGGGCAGGTTTGCAGGCTACTCCTTACGACTACCCTGTCACTg GAGGGGGTGGATTTTTGGACTTTGAGGAGTCTGTTAGATCCTCTGGGGTCTTGCAAGGTCAAGAAAATGTAGGTTTTGTATCACCGTTATATGGGTGTGATACTGTTAAACACCTGCAGGATTTTGAGGTGCGAACTCCTGCTCATCAAAATCTTGCATTAActggaaaaggaaaagataatGCTAATGAGTTTCTGAGGGCATACCCCACCACTTTCACAGGCTTAATGGAATCCAATAGGTTTCCAAAGGTCTTGCAAGGTCAAGAAATATGCCCATTGAGATCCCTGACTGGAAAATTTGATCCCAATCTAAGTGCATGGGATAAACCCAATCTTGGTTGCAATTCTTTCAATATGTATCAAGCAGCCAAGTCCAATTTCTATGCATTACCATCAGAAAGTCTTCAAAACATGTATTTTTCTTATGGTGAAATGCACAAAACAGGCAAAAATCCTATAATTCCGGCTTATGGTACTAACTTTCAGAAAGAAACCATCCAAATCAACTCTTCCATCCAGAGAGGGCTCATTTGCGAAGAGATTAGAAAGCCAAATCTAATGAACAATTATAAACCACCTGAAAGTCTACCTATGCCTTCTACTTTTAACACTAATctgagaagaaagaaagatggCGGCTTTAATGGAACAGTGCCTGGATGTAAACTTTTTGGGTTCTCTCTGACTGCAGAAACACCCTCTCCAAGCTTACAAAGTCTTAGTAAGAGGAGTTGTACGAAG GTTCACAAACAGGGAAGCATGGTTGGAAGAGCTATTGATCTCTCAAGACTCAATGGCTATGGTGACCTGCTAAGTGAACTAGAACAACTATTTAATATGGAAGGCCTTCTGCGAGATCCTGATAAGGGATGGCAGATCTTGTACACTGACAGTGAAAATGACATGATGGTGGTTGGGGATGACCCTTGGCA TGACTTCTGTAATGTGGTGTCCAAGATCCATATATATACCAAAGAAGTGGAGAAGATGACGATTGGAATGATGACTGATGATACTCAAAGCTGTTTGGATCAAGCACCTGTGATAATGGAAGCTTCAAAATCTTCGTCGGTGGGCCAGCCAGATTCTTCTTCTACAGTAATAAGGGTCTGA
- the LOC123226195 gene encoding auxin response factor 4-like isoform X2, whose product MEIDLNHAASTEVEKVAFCNDNCEKDSGCAHCLCSSYSSSCSSNLGSSPLTSSIWFELWHACAGPLTSLPKKGNVVVYFPQGHLEQVASCSHSSPSEVPTFDLQAQIFCKVVDVKLLANKENDEVYSQVTLLPQQELVGRNVKGKEHEELSVDEEGDGGSPTRSTPHMFCKTLTASDTSTHGGFSVPRRAAEDCFPPLDYKQQRPSQELLAKDLHGVEWKFRHIYRGQPLRHLLTTGWSIFVSQKNLVSGDAVLFLRGKDGELRLGIRRAVRPSNGLPDSILVEQKSYPNILSQVAIAVSTKSLFHVFYSPRASHAEFVIPYQKYMKSITNPICIGTRFKMRSEVDESRKRCNGFVIGMGDLDPYRWPNSKWRCLMVRWNENIGSDNQERVSPWEIDPSVSVPHLSLQSSPRMKKLRAGGGGFLDFEESVRSSGVLQGQENVGFVSPLYGCDTVKHLQDFEVRTPAHQNLALTGKGKDNANEFLRAYPTTFTGLMESNRFPKVLQGQEICPLRSLTGKFDPNLSAWDKPNLGCNSFNMYQAAKSNFYALPSESLQNMYFSYGEMHKTGKNPIIPAYGTNFQKETIQINSSIQRGLICEEIRKPNLMNNYKPPESLPMPSTFNTNLRRKKDGGFNGTVPGCKLFGFSLTAETPSPSLQSLSKRSCTKVHKQGSMVGRAIDLSRLNGYGDLLSELEQLFNMEGLLRDPDKGWQILYTDSENDMMVVGDDPWHDFCNVVSKIHIYTKEVEKMTIGMMTDDTQSCLDQAPVIMEASKSSSVGQPDSSSTVIRV is encoded by the exons ATGGAAATTGATCTGAACCATGCAGCTAGTACTGAGGTGGAAAAAGTTGCATTCTGCAATGACAACTGTGAGAAGGACAGTGGATGTGCTCATTGTTTGTGCTCTTCATATTCTTCGTCATGCTCCTCAAATTTAGGTTCATCGCCTTTGACTTCTTCAATTTGGTTTGAGCTGTGGCATGCTTGTGCTGGTCCTCTCACTTCACTGCCCAAGAAAGGAAATGTAGTTGTTTACTTCCCTCAAGGTCACTTGGAACAAGTTGCTTCATGTTCTCATTCTTCACCTAGTGAAGTTCCCACTTTTGATCTCCAAGCTCAAATCTTTTGCAAAGTTGTGGATGTCAAACTACTT GCTAATAAGGAGAATGATGAGGTTTATTCACAGGTTACTTTGCTTCCTCAACAGGAG TTGGTAGGAAGGAATGTAAAGGGCAAAGAGCATGAAGAGTTAAGTGTGGATGAGGAGGGGGATGGTGGATCGCCTACAAGATCAACCCCTCATATGTTCTGCAAAACACTTACAGCTTCTGATACTAGTACCCATGGAGGGTTCTCTGTTCCTCGAAGAGCTGCCGAAGATTGTTTCCCCCCCCTG GACTATAAACAGCAGAGGCCGTCTCAAGAGCTTCTTGCAAAGGACTTGCATGGCGTGGAATGGAAATTTCGACACATATACAGAG GTCAGCCACTGCGACATCTGCTCACTACAGGATGGAGTATCTTTGTGAGCCAAAAAAATCTTGTTTCAGGGGATGCTGTGCTCTTTTTGag GGGCAAAGATGGAGAGCTGAGATTAGGAATCAGGAGAGCTGTTCGACCTAGTAATGGCCTTCCTGATTCAATTCTTGTAGAGCAAAAGTCCTACCCAAATATTCTTTCTCAAGTGGCTATTGCAGTATCAACCAAGAGCTTATTTCATGTTTTCTACAGTCCAAG GGCCAGTCATGCTGAGTTTGTCATACCCTATCAAAAGTATATGAAGAGCATCACAAATCCAATATGCATAGGAACAAGATTCAAAATGAGATCTGAAGTGGATGAATCACGGAAAAG GTGTAATGGTTTCGTGATTGGAATGGGCGACTTGGATCCGTATCGTTGGCCAAACTCAAAATGGAGATGCTTAATG GTCCGATGGAATGAAAATATTGGGAGCGATAATCAAGAAAGAGTCTCCCCTTGGGAAATTGATCCTTCTGTTTCTGTCCCACACCTGAGCCTTCAGTCCTCCCCAAGGATGAAAAAACTGCGGGCAG GAGGGGGTGGATTTTTGGACTTTGAGGAGTCTGTTAGATCCTCTGGGGTCTTGCAAGGTCAAGAAAATGTAGGTTTTGTATCACCGTTATATGGGTGTGATACTGTTAAACACCTGCAGGATTTTGAGGTGCGAACTCCTGCTCATCAAAATCTTGCATTAActggaaaaggaaaagataatGCTAATGAGTTTCTGAGGGCATACCCCACCACTTTCACAGGCTTAATGGAATCCAATAGGTTTCCAAAGGTCTTGCAAGGTCAAGAAATATGCCCATTGAGATCCCTGACTGGAAAATTTGATCCCAATCTAAGTGCATGGGATAAACCCAATCTTGGTTGCAATTCTTTCAATATGTATCAAGCAGCCAAGTCCAATTTCTATGCATTACCATCAGAAAGTCTTCAAAACATGTATTTTTCTTATGGTGAAATGCACAAAACAGGCAAAAATCCTATAATTCCGGCTTATGGTACTAACTTTCAGAAAGAAACCATCCAAATCAACTCTTCCATCCAGAGAGGGCTCATTTGCGAAGAGATTAGAAAGCCAAATCTAATGAACAATTATAAACCACCTGAAAGTCTACCTATGCCTTCTACTTTTAACACTAATctgagaagaaagaaagatggCGGCTTTAATGGAACAGTGCCTGGATGTAAACTTTTTGGGTTCTCTCTGACTGCAGAAACACCCTCTCCAAGCTTACAAAGTCTTAGTAAGAGGAGTTGTACGAAG GTTCACAAACAGGGAAGCATGGTTGGAAGAGCTATTGATCTCTCAAGACTCAATGGCTATGGTGACCTGCTAAGTGAACTAGAACAACTATTTAATATGGAAGGCCTTCTGCGAGATCCTGATAAGGGATGGCAGATCTTGTACACTGACAGTGAAAATGACATGATGGTGGTTGGGGATGACCCTTGGCA TGACTTCTGTAATGTGGTGTCCAAGATCCATATATATACCAAAGAAGTGGAGAAGATGACGATTGGAATGATGACTGATGATACTCAAAGCTGTTTGGATCAAGCACCTGTGATAATGGAAGCTTCAAAATCTTCGTCGGTGGGCCAGCCAGATTCTTCTTCTACAGTAATAAGGGTCTGA
- the LOC123226195 gene encoding auxin response factor 4-like isoform X3 → MEIDLNHAASTEVEKVAFCNDNCEKDSGCAHCLCSSYSSSCSSNLGSSPLTSSIWFELWHACAGPLTSLPKKGNVVVYFPQGHLEQVASCSHSSPSEVPTFDLQAQIFCKVVDVKLLLVGRNVKGKEHEELSVDEEGDGGSPTRSTPHMFCKTLTASDTSTHGGFSVPRRAAEDCFPPLDYKQQRPSQELLAKDLHGVEWKFRHIYRGQPLRHLLTTGWSIFVSQKNLVSGDAVLFLRGKDGELRLGIRRAVRPSNGLPDSILVEQKSYPNILSQVAIAVSTKSLFHVFYSPRASHAEFVIPYQKYMKSITNPICIGTRFKMRSEVDESRKRCNGFVIGMGDLDPYRWPNSKWRCLMVRWNENIGSDNQERVSPWEIDPSVSVPHLSLQSSPRMKKLRAGLQATPYDYPVTGGGGFLDFEESVRSSGVLQGQENVGFVSPLYGCDTVKHLQDFEVRTPAHQNLALTGKGKDNANEFLRAYPTTFTGLMESNRFPKVLQGQEICPLRSLTGKFDPNLSAWDKPNLGCNSFNMYQAAKSNFYALPSESLQNMYFSYGEMHKTGKNPIIPAYGTNFQKETIQINSSIQRGLICEEIRKPNLMNNYKPPESLPMPSTFNTNLRRKKDGGFNGTVPGCKLFGFSLTAETPSPSLQSLSKRSCTKVHKQGSMVGRAIDLSRLNGYGDLLSELEQLFNMEGLLRDPDKGWQILYTDSENDMMVVGDDPWHDFCNVVSKIHIYTKEVEKMTIGMMTDDTQSCLDQAPVIMEASKSSSVGQPDSSSTVIRV, encoded by the exons ATGGAAATTGATCTGAACCATGCAGCTAGTACTGAGGTGGAAAAAGTTGCATTCTGCAATGACAACTGTGAGAAGGACAGTGGATGTGCTCATTGTTTGTGCTCTTCATATTCTTCGTCATGCTCCTCAAATTTAGGTTCATCGCCTTTGACTTCTTCAATTTGGTTTGAGCTGTGGCATGCTTGTGCTGGTCCTCTCACTTCACTGCCCAAGAAAGGAAATGTAGTTGTTTACTTCCCTCAAGGTCACTTGGAACAAGTTGCTTCATGTTCTCATTCTTCACCTAGTGAAGTTCCCACTTTTGATCTCCAAGCTCAAATCTTTTGCAAAGTTGTGGATGTCAAACTACTT TTGGTAGGAAGGAATGTAAAGGGCAAAGAGCATGAAGAGTTAAGTGTGGATGAGGAGGGGGATGGTGGATCGCCTACAAGATCAACCCCTCATATGTTCTGCAAAACACTTACAGCTTCTGATACTAGTACCCATGGAGGGTTCTCTGTTCCTCGAAGAGCTGCCGAAGATTGTTTCCCCCCCCTG GACTATAAACAGCAGAGGCCGTCTCAAGAGCTTCTTGCAAAGGACTTGCATGGCGTGGAATGGAAATTTCGACACATATACAGAG GTCAGCCACTGCGACATCTGCTCACTACAGGATGGAGTATCTTTGTGAGCCAAAAAAATCTTGTTTCAGGGGATGCTGTGCTCTTTTTGag GGGCAAAGATGGAGAGCTGAGATTAGGAATCAGGAGAGCTGTTCGACCTAGTAATGGCCTTCCTGATTCAATTCTTGTAGAGCAAAAGTCCTACCCAAATATTCTTTCTCAAGTGGCTATTGCAGTATCAACCAAGAGCTTATTTCATGTTTTCTACAGTCCAAG GGCCAGTCATGCTGAGTTTGTCATACCCTATCAAAAGTATATGAAGAGCATCACAAATCCAATATGCATAGGAACAAGATTCAAAATGAGATCTGAAGTGGATGAATCACGGAAAAG GTGTAATGGTTTCGTGATTGGAATGGGCGACTTGGATCCGTATCGTTGGCCAAACTCAAAATGGAGATGCTTAATG GTCCGATGGAATGAAAATATTGGGAGCGATAATCAAGAAAGAGTCTCCCCTTGGGAAATTGATCCTTCTGTTTCTGTCCCACACCTGAGCCTTCAGTCCTCCCCAAGGATGAAAAAACTGCGGGCAGGTTTGCAGGCTACTCCTTACGACTACCCTGTCACTg GAGGGGGTGGATTTTTGGACTTTGAGGAGTCTGTTAGATCCTCTGGGGTCTTGCAAGGTCAAGAAAATGTAGGTTTTGTATCACCGTTATATGGGTGTGATACTGTTAAACACCTGCAGGATTTTGAGGTGCGAACTCCTGCTCATCAAAATCTTGCATTAActggaaaaggaaaagataatGCTAATGAGTTTCTGAGGGCATACCCCACCACTTTCACAGGCTTAATGGAATCCAATAGGTTTCCAAAGGTCTTGCAAGGTCAAGAAATATGCCCATTGAGATCCCTGACTGGAAAATTTGATCCCAATCTAAGTGCATGGGATAAACCCAATCTTGGTTGCAATTCTTTCAATATGTATCAAGCAGCCAAGTCCAATTTCTATGCATTACCATCAGAAAGTCTTCAAAACATGTATTTTTCTTATGGTGAAATGCACAAAACAGGCAAAAATCCTATAATTCCGGCTTATGGTACTAACTTTCAGAAAGAAACCATCCAAATCAACTCTTCCATCCAGAGAGGGCTCATTTGCGAAGAGATTAGAAAGCCAAATCTAATGAACAATTATAAACCACCTGAAAGTCTACCTATGCCTTCTACTTTTAACACTAATctgagaagaaagaaagatggCGGCTTTAATGGAACAGTGCCTGGATGTAAACTTTTTGGGTTCTCTCTGACTGCAGAAACACCCTCTCCAAGCTTACAAAGTCTTAGTAAGAGGAGTTGTACGAAG GTTCACAAACAGGGAAGCATGGTTGGAAGAGCTATTGATCTCTCAAGACTCAATGGCTATGGTGACCTGCTAAGTGAACTAGAACAACTATTTAATATGGAAGGCCTTCTGCGAGATCCTGATAAGGGATGGCAGATCTTGTACACTGACAGTGAAAATGACATGATGGTGGTTGGGGATGACCCTTGGCA TGACTTCTGTAATGTGGTGTCCAAGATCCATATATATACCAAAGAAGTGGAGAAGATGACGATTGGAATGATGACTGATGATACTCAAAGCTGTTTGGATCAAGCACCTGTGATAATGGAAGCTTCAAAATCTTCGTCGGTGGGCCAGCCAGATTCTTCTTCTACAGTAATAAGGGTCTGA